A region from the Drosophila bipectinata strain 14024-0381.07 chromosome 3R, DbipHiC1v2, whole genome shotgun sequence genome encodes:
- the LOC108121603 gene encoding uncharacterized protein produces the protein MALPKKLVLFSIGLLVLLLADSHAKPSQDLPSAPTELSDLVSQNQTHVVKDSDADMNSSVESEEKLEPRQSYPHRDEDQLNSATNVVLAGNYKYDVEILESGDESHSAESEELEERFKGRGVVFSSDSDTFASENIEVTPVDVQADAVSEGHVLLGIVVVALALVSICLYAGLVIWRSHLEQRYGMRERLVNRDLEEEAGIDDADYQVYAPTTTTATPRA, from the exons ATGGCACTGCCCAAAAAATTAGTTCTCTTTAGCATTGGTCTTCTGGTGCTGCTGTTGGCGGATT CCCATGCCAAGCCCTCGCAGGATTTGCCAAGTGCCCCGACGGAGCTAAGTGATCTGGTCTCCCAAAATCAGACACATGTCGTAAAG GATTCTGACGCAGATATGAATTCTTCGGTAGAGTCCGAAGAGAAATTAGAACCGCGTCAGTCCTATCCCCACCGCGATGAAGACCAACTTAACTCGGCCACCAATGTTGTCCTAGCCGGAAACTACAAGTACGATGTGGAGATCCTCGAGTCCGGTGACGAGAGTCACTCGGCGGAGAgcgaggagctggaggagcgATTCAAGGGCAGGGGAGTGGTCTTCAGCTCGGACAGCGACACCTTCGCCTCGGAGAACATCGAGGTGACGCCCGTCGATGTGCAAGCGGATGCCGTCAGCGAGGGTCATGTGCTGCTCGGTATCGTGGTGGTGGCACTGGCCTTGGTTTCCATCTGCCTGTATGCCGGCCTGGTCATATGGCGTTCGCATCTGGA gCAGCGGTATGGAATGCGAGAGCGACTGGTGAACCGGGATCTGGAGGAGGAGGCCGGCATCGACGACGCTGATTATCAAGTCTACGCTCCGACCACGACGACGGCCACGCCCCGGGCGTAG
- the LOC108121600 gene encoding mitochondrial import inner membrane translocase subunit TIM44 isoform X3, whose translation MYRIAALARERACYFTCQQATQNLQQQQPRFYSAPGRRAGFFSQFIDNMRSEMDKNKEIKDNIRKFREEAQKLEESDALKSARQKFNIVESEAQKSSSKLKEQLGAIKEKVGDVLDDATKSDLAKKVSEELSKTAKGVSDTITDTSGKLGQSGAFQAISSTTTAIKKEMDSTSIDNRVYRSPIQLRKRVQVDLSDSDRVVEPNTEATGVELHKDSKFYQSWENFKNNNSYVNKVIDWKMKYDESENPMIRASRLLTDKVSDVMGGLFSKTELSETMTELVKIDPSFDQKEFLHDCETDIIPNILEAIVRGDLEILKDWCFESTYNIIATPITQAKKAGLYLDSKILDIENIELAMGKVMEQGPVLIITFQAQQIMCVRDQKAQVVEGDPEKVMRVHYVWVLCRDRNELNPKAAWRLMELSANSQEQFV comes from the exons ATG TACAGAATAGCTGCCCTTGCACGGGAGCGTGCCTGCTATTTCACGTGCCAGCAGGCGACGCAGAAccttcagcagcagcag CCACGGTTTTATAGCGCTCCAGGAAGGAGGGCCGGCTTCTTCTCTCAGTTCATTGACAACATGCGTTCCGAGATGGACAAGAATAAGGAGATCAAGGACAACATTCGAAAGTTTCGGGAAGAGGCTCAGAAGCTGGAAGAGTCGGATGCTTTGAAGTCGGCCCGCCAAAAGTTCAACATCGTCGAATCCGAAGCTCAGAAGTCGTCCAGCAAGCTCAAAGAACAGCTGGGTGCCATCAAGGAGAAGGTGGGCGATGTCCTGGATGACGCTACCAAGTCGGACTTGGCCAAAAAGGTTAGCGAGGAGCTCTCAAAGACGGCGAAGGGTGTCAGTGACACGATAACGGACACCAGCGGCAAGCTGGGACAGTCTGGCGCGTTCCAAGCCATCTCCAGCACGACGACGGCTATCAAAAAGGAGATGGACAGCACGAGTATAGACAACAGGGTGTATCGATCTCCGATTCAGTTGCGCAAGCGTGTCCAGGTAGACCTGAGCGATAGCGATCGCGTTGTCGAGCCCAACACCGAGGCAACTG GTGTGGAGCTGCACAAGGACTCGAAGTTCTACCAGTCATGGGAGAACTTTAAGAACAACAATTCTTATGTAAATAAAGTAATTGACTGGAAGATGAAGTATGATGAGTCTGAGAACCCTATGATTCGAGCATCCCGCCTCCTAACCGACAAGGTATCCGATGTAATGGGAGGTCTCTTCTCGAAGACGGAACTTTCCGAAACGATGACGGAGCTTGTCAAGATCGACCCGAGCTTTGACCAGAAGGAGTTCTTACACGATTGCGAGACGGACATTATTCCTAACATTTTAGAGGCGATTGTCCGGGGAGATTTGGAGATATTAAAGGACTGGTGCTTTGAGAGCACGTACAATATTATCGCCACCCCCATAACGCAAGCGAAAAAGGCTGGCCTTTACCTGGACTCCAAAATTCTGGATATCGAGAACATCGAATTAGCTATGGGCAAAGTAATGGAGCAAGGACCCGTGCTGATCATCACGTTCCAGGCGCAACAGATCATGTGCGTGCGAGACCAAAAAGCCCAGGTGGTCGAAGGTGATCCGGAGAAGGTGATGCGGGTGCACTACGTCTGGGTACTGTGCCGGGACCGCAACGAACTCAATCCCAAAGCTGCTTGGCGGCTGATGGAGTTATCCGCCAACAGCCAGGAACAATTTGTTTAG
- the LOC108121600 gene encoding mitochondrial import inner membrane translocase subunit TIM44 isoform X2, which yields MRSEMDKNKEIKDNIRKFREEAQKLEESDALKSARQKFNIVESEAQKSSSKLKEQLGAIKEKVGDVLDDATKSDLAKKVSEELSKTAKGVSDTITDTSGKLGQSGAFQAISSTTTAIKKEMDSTSIDNRVYRSPIQLRKRVQVDLSDSDRVVEPNTEATGVELHKDSKFYQSWENFKNNNSYVNKVIDWKMKYDESENPMIRASRLLTDKVSDVMGGLFSKTELSETMTELVKIDPSFDQKEFLHDCETDIIPNILEAIVRGDLEILKDWCFESTYNIIATPITQAKKAGLYLDSKILDIENIELAMGKVMEQGPVLIITFQAQQIMCVRDQKAQVVEGDPEKVMRVHYVWVLCRDRNELNPKAAWRLMELSANSQEQFV from the exons ATGCGTTCCGAGATGGACAAGAATAAGGAGATCAAGGACAACATTCGAAAGTTTCGGGAAGAGGCTCAGAAGCTGGAAGAGTCGGATGCTTTGAAGTCGGCCCGCCAAAAGTTCAACATCGTCGAATCCGAAGCTCAGAAGTCGTCCAGCAAGCTCAAAGAACAGCTGGGTGCCATCAAGGAGAAGGTGGGCGATGTCCTGGATGACGCTACCAAGTCGGACTTGGCCAAAAAGGTTAGCGAGGAGCTCTCAAAGACGGCGAAGGGTGTCAGTGACACGATAACGGACACCAGCGGCAAGCTGGGACAGTCTGGCGCGTTCCAAGCCATCTCCAGCACGACGACGGCTATCAAAAAGGAGATGGACAGCACGAGTATAGACAACAGGGTGTATCGATCTCCGATTCAGTTGCGCAAGCGTGTCCAGGTAGACCTGAGCGATAGCGATCGCGTTGTCGAGCCCAACACCGAGGCAACTG GTGTGGAGCTGCACAAGGACTCGAAGTTCTACCAGTCATGGGAGAACTTTAAGAACAACAATTCTTATGTAAATAAAGTAATTGACTGGAAGATGAAGTATGATGAGTCTGAGAACCCTATGATTCGAGCATCCCGCCTCCTAACCGACAAGGTATCCGATGTAATGGGAGGTCTCTTCTCGAAGACGGAACTTTCCGAAACGATGACGGAGCTTGTCAAGATCGACCCGAGCTTTGACCAGAAGGAGTTCTTACACGATTGCGAGACGGACATTATTCCTAACATTTTAGAGGCGATTGTCCGGGGAGATTTGGAGATATTAAAGGACTGGTGCTTTGAGAGCACGTACAATATTATCGCCACCCCCATAACGCAAGCGAAAAAGGCTGGCCTTTACCTGGACTCCAAAATTCTGGATATCGAGAACATCGAATTAGCTATGGGCAAAGTAATGGAGCAAGGACCCGTGCTGATCATCACGTTCCAGGCGCAACAGATCATGTGCGTGCGAGACCAAAAAGCCCAGGTGGTCGAAGGTGATCCGGAGAAGGTGATGCGGGTGCACTACGTCTGGGTACTGTGCCGGGACCGCAACGAACTCAATCCCAAAGCTGCTTGGCGGCTGATGGAGTTATCCGCCAACAGCCAGGAACAATTTGTTTAG
- the LOC108121600 gene encoding mitochondrial import inner membrane translocase subunit TIM44 isoform X1, producing the protein MFAPKLCRPVPSFKFRIARCFYRPRRLNKYYDIYRIAALARERACYFTCQQATQNLQQQQPRFYSAPGRRAGFFSQFIDNMRSEMDKNKEIKDNIRKFREEAQKLEESDALKSARQKFNIVESEAQKSSSKLKEQLGAIKEKVGDVLDDATKSDLAKKVSEELSKTAKGVSDTITDTSGKLGQSGAFQAISSTTTAIKKEMDSTSIDNRVYRSPIQLRKRVQVDLSDSDRVVEPNTEATGVELHKDSKFYQSWENFKNNNSYVNKVIDWKMKYDESENPMIRASRLLTDKVSDVMGGLFSKTELSETMTELVKIDPSFDQKEFLHDCETDIIPNILEAIVRGDLEILKDWCFESTYNIIATPITQAKKAGLYLDSKILDIENIELAMGKVMEQGPVLIITFQAQQIMCVRDQKAQVVEGDPEKVMRVHYVWVLCRDRNELNPKAAWRLMELSANSQEQFV; encoded by the exons ATGTTCGCACCTAAATTATGCAGACCAGTTCCTTCATTTAAATTTCGGATAGCGAGATGTTTCTATCGGCCACGACGAttgaacaaatattacgatatT TACAGAATAGCTGCCCTTGCACGGGAGCGTGCCTGCTATTTCACGTGCCAGCAGGCGACGCAGAAccttcagcagcagcag CCACGGTTTTATAGCGCTCCAGGAAGGAGGGCCGGCTTCTTCTCTCAGTTCATTGACAACATGCGTTCCGAGATGGACAAGAATAAGGAGATCAAGGACAACATTCGAAAGTTTCGGGAAGAGGCTCAGAAGCTGGAAGAGTCGGATGCTTTGAAGTCGGCCCGCCAAAAGTTCAACATCGTCGAATCCGAAGCTCAGAAGTCGTCCAGCAAGCTCAAAGAACAGCTGGGTGCCATCAAGGAGAAGGTGGGCGATGTCCTGGATGACGCTACCAAGTCGGACTTGGCCAAAAAGGTTAGCGAGGAGCTCTCAAAGACGGCGAAGGGTGTCAGTGACACGATAACGGACACCAGCGGCAAGCTGGGACAGTCTGGCGCGTTCCAAGCCATCTCCAGCACGACGACGGCTATCAAAAAGGAGATGGACAGCACGAGTATAGACAACAGGGTGTATCGATCTCCGATTCAGTTGCGCAAGCGTGTCCAGGTAGACCTGAGCGATAGCGATCGCGTTGTCGAGCCCAACACCGAGGCAACTG GTGTGGAGCTGCACAAGGACTCGAAGTTCTACCAGTCATGGGAGAACTTTAAGAACAACAATTCTTATGTAAATAAAGTAATTGACTGGAAGATGAAGTATGATGAGTCTGAGAACCCTATGATTCGAGCATCCCGCCTCCTAACCGACAAGGTATCCGATGTAATGGGAGGTCTCTTCTCGAAGACGGAACTTTCCGAAACGATGACGGAGCTTGTCAAGATCGACCCGAGCTTTGACCAGAAGGAGTTCTTACACGATTGCGAGACGGACATTATTCCTAACATTTTAGAGGCGATTGTCCGGGGAGATTTGGAGATATTAAAGGACTGGTGCTTTGAGAGCACGTACAATATTATCGCCACCCCCATAACGCAAGCGAAAAAGGCTGGCCTTTACCTGGACTCCAAAATTCTGGATATCGAGAACATCGAATTAGCTATGGGCAAAGTAATGGAGCAAGGACCCGTGCTGATCATCACGTTCCAGGCGCAACAGATCATGTGCGTGCGAGACCAAAAAGCCCAGGTGGTCGAAGGTGATCCGGAGAAGGTGATGCGGGTGCACTACGTCTGGGTACTGTGCCGGGACCGCAACGAACTCAATCCCAAAGCTGCTTGGCGGCTGATGGAGTTATCCGCCAACAGCCAGGAACAATTTGTTTAG
- the nanos gene encoding protein nanos encodes MFRSNLEGSAAAENYSAFHGRGGINLLGIQDMYLDTSGTTGSLPPTPSVSSATLSPPSTPLTPLTPEPTAQASHFPLLADSAVAANTLLLQRQYHYQLLLQQQQHQLALAQHQLALAASAAAANINHQQKDEIARSLKNFAQLTTGASENAHGSMQDVMQEFAANGYVSDDINRFHYGSAPPQALTPPPPPPPLLAPLGQTSAAQASANVNLAPVSVPAPLSAHWLNNYREQLNNVWRQMSYMPAANAANLQAQAAVPVAPLPGMGVSLGFPIQPDHLRSGSISNNANKYKRFNNKSKDVNRHCVFCENNNEPEAVVNSHTVRDSFNRVLCPKLRTYVCPICGASGDSAHTIKYCPKKPIITMEDAIKAESFRLAKSSYYKPQMKV; translated from the exons ATGTTCCGGAGCAACCTGGAGGGCAGTGCAGCAGCC GAGAATTACTCGGCCTTCCATGGAAGGGGCGGGATCAACTTGCTGGGCATCCAGGATATGTATTTGGACACTAGCGGCACAACTGGGAGCCTACCTCCCACTCCTTCCGTTTCGTCTGCTACGCTAAGTCCCCCCAGCACACCGCTGACGCCCCTTACTCCGGAACCAACTGCGCAGGCGTCGCATTTTCCCCTTTTGGCTGATAGCGCAGTCGCAGCCAATACGCTGCTCCTGCAACGCCAATACCATTACCAATTGTTgctccagcagcaacaacatcaatTGGCCTTGGCGCAACATCAGTTGGCGTTGGCTGCTTCGGCGGCTGCGGCAAATATAAATCATCAGCAGAAGGATGAGATTGCGCGATCCCTAAAGAACTTTGCGCAGCTTACCACTGGCGCATCAG AAAACGCTCATGGATCCATGCAGGATGTGATGCAGGAGTTTGCGGCTAATGGCTACGTGAGCGACGACATCAATCGCTTCCACTATGGCAGTGCTCCGCCACAAGCCTTgacgccgccgccgccgccgcctcctcTCCTGGCGCCATTGGGACAGACTTCAGCGGCTCAGGCCAGTGCTAATGTTAACTTGGCGCCTGTTTCAGTACCGGCGCCACTGTCGGCTCACTGGCTAAACAATTATCGCGAGCAGCTCAACAACGTTTGGCGGCAAATGTCCTACATGCCCGCCGCCAATGCTGCAAACCTTCAGGCCCAAGCGGCTGTGCCTGTAGCCCCCCTACCGGGCATGGGGGTCAGTCTGGGATTCCCTATTCAACCTGATCATTTGCGCAGTGGAAGCATCTCCAACAACGCCAATAAATATAAGCGTTTCAACAACAAGTCAAAAGAT GTCAATCGTCATTGCGTATTTTGCGAGAACAACAACGAACCGGAGGCAGTGGTGAACAGCCACACGGTTCGCGACAGCTTCAATCGTGTTCTCTGCCCCAAGCTACGCACTTATGTGTGCCCCATTTGTGGAGCGTCTGGGGACTCGGCGCACACCATTAAATACTGCCCCAAGAAGCCGATCATCACCATGGAGGATGCCATCAAGGCGGAGTCGTTCCGCCTTGCCAAGAGCAGCTATTACAAGCCACAAATGAAAGTTTAA